The Malus domestica chromosome 13, GDT2T_hap1 genome includes a window with the following:
- the LOC139190907 gene encoding ribulose bisphosphate carboxylase small subunit, chloroplastic-like, with translation MSAAIFNAPVGASGYAGLKANPWKVFPVNDSIGWAKKTVSNGSRTLCMKVRESNKLYPKYPRFSSSVCGILQVGYVYRENSQMPGYYDGRYWTLWKLPMFGCSDPSLVLNEIQQCKTEYPNAYIRCVAFDNVNQGQCMAFIIQKPTATAAAATTTADA, from the exons ATGTCTGCTGCGATCTTTAATGCTCCGGTTGGTGCATCCGGTTATGCTGGCTTGAAAGCCAACCCTTGGAAAGTTTTTCCGGTGAACGATTCTATTGGATGGGCCaagaaaaccgtctccaatgGATCAAGAACTCTCTGCATGAAGGTAAGGGAATCTAACAAGTTATATCCCAAGTACCCAAGATTCTCATCCTCGGTTTGCGGAATTTTACAG GTTGGGTATGTCTACAGGGAGAATAGCCAGATGCCAGGGTATTATGATGGGAGATACTGGACATTGTGGAAGCTGCCCATGTTTGGTTGTTCTGATCCGTCGCTCGTTCTCAATGAAATCCAGCAGTGCAAAACAGAATACCCGAATGCTTATATTCGCTGCGTGGCATTCGACAACGTCAACCAGGGTCAGTGCATGGCCTTTATCATTCAGAAGCCAACAGCtaccgccgccgccgccaccaccaccgcTGACGCTTAA